The nucleotide sequence AACGGCCCCTTCGAGGGCACCCTCGACGGCGGCGCAAAGAAGACGGTCGTCCCGCAGCTCCGCCCGCGGGTGTTCTACTGGTTCCGCTGGGGGGCCGCCTGGACCTGGATCACGGGTGTCCTGCTCCTCCTGCTCGTCTTCTATCACGGGCAGATCGTGTACGACGCCGGCGGGTCGTGGAACCTGCTCGGCATCATCATGGTCGCGGTCACGTTCCTCGCGTTCGTCGTCTACGACCCGATCGCGAAGATGGACTTCGCGAAAAACAACAAGCAGATGGCCGGCGTCGGCTTCGCGCTCGTCGTGCTGGTCGTGCTGGGCTACCACCAGGCCGGCTTCGGGTATCGCGCCTACGTGATCCACCTGGGCGCCCTGTTCGGCACCATCATGGCGGCCAACGTGTGGATGCGGATCTGGCCCTCGCAGCAGAAGATCATCACCGCCATTCGCGACGGTCAGGCGCCGGACGCGGCCCTCGTCGCCCTGGCGGGACAGCGCTCGCGCCACAACACGTACATGTCGGTCGCGCTCGTGTGGACGATGATCAACTCGCACACGACGGTGCCGTTCGCGTCGAGCTTCGTCTGGCTGCTCGTCATGGTCGCCATCGCTTGGAGCGGGACCATGCTGCTGTACAAGAAGGCCGCGGCGGTGAAGGGCTTCTAGGGGCGCGGCGGGCGGCGGGTCGGAGAGGCGAGATCGGGGGCAGGGCTTCGGCTTCGGCTCCGCCCTGCCCCCGACCTCGCCTTGCACACCGGCAGCCGCGGCGCCTTCGGCGCGCGGACACTAGCAGTCGGGCAGCGTGGTCGGGGCGCTGAAGGCGCTGGCGGGGATGACTTCGCTTAGGGGGCAGATGCGGACGGCTTGCTCGGTCGCCAGGGAGTGGCCTTCGAGCTCGTAGCGGGTGCGGTGGGGGAGGCGGAAGGATTGGACGGTCCGGAAGTCGTCGTAGGTGGCGACCAGGATGCCTTTGGCGAAGGGGGAGAAGTCGGCGGGGCCCTCGACGCGTACTGCGAGGGCGGCGGCGTCGAAGTAGACGGCGTAGCGGTCGCCGGTGTCGGGGAAGACGACGGCGATGCCGGCGGCGGTCCCGGGTTGCAGCATCGGTGAAGCGATGTCGGCGACCTGGACGCCGGGCAGGAGGAGGATGTCCAGGTTCGCGACGGCGGCGAAGCGCGCTTGCGAGCGCAGCGGCGCCGTCGGCGACCCGTCCTCGGAGACGAGCGCGTCGCCGATGAAGGCCCGCACGACGCGGCCGTCGAAGAGGTAGTGGTCCGGTTGATCGGCCGTGGTGAGCGACCACGCGTAGCGATCGGGAATGGAGAAGATCGTCTGCCAGCGCCAGGCCCCTGGAAAGCCGCGCTCGACGTCGACGTCGACCACGCGCACGACGGCGGGCAAGGGCCCGCCGCGTGCCTCGATCGCGCGCGCGAGGAGCGACGGCCGGTGCGCGCAGGCAGCCAGAGCGACGAGGACGAGGAGCGCCGGCTTCACGACTCCCGACGCCGCACGCCGAACGTCCCCACCGCCTTCGCGATGAGCTTGCCGCTGGCGTCGCACACCTCGCCGTCGGCGATCGCGACCGTCCGCGTGAGGCTCACCACGCGCGTCCTGGCGACGAGCCGCCGCTCGCCGGTGAACGAGGCGTAGCTGACCGAGAGATGATGCGTCGCGACGCGATCGGCCGGGCTCGAGAGGCGGCTCACGATCGCGACCGCGAGCGCCGTGTCGAAGAACATCGAGATGGCGCCGCCGTGCACGGCGCCGAACGGGCTCATCGCCCAGTCGGGGACGTCCATCTCGAGCGTCGCCTCGCCGTCGTTGACGGACGCGACGCATAGCCCGAAGGCCTTCCAGAACTCCGGTGTGTCCATCGACGTCAGAGCCGGTCCTGGCGGGCGAACCGGCCCTGGTAGATGGCGCTCCCCTCGCACCGCTGCAGCACGATCTGGCACAGACGGACGCCGGCATGGATGAGGAGCGTGCGACCGGCCACGTTCGACATCTCCAGCACCTGACGGCTCGACACGCCGGGTGCGACGAATCCCGAGGTCACGTGGATCATGAGACCCAGCCGCGCGAAGCGGCTGCGCCCCTCGAGCCAACCGCTGATGTCCCCGGGCAGCGTGATGCGCTCGCGCGTGATGCCGTGGATCGTCTCCCCCGGTTGCAGCGCGTACGGCTTGTCGAGCGTCCGGACCTCGGTGATCGTCTGGTAGTCGGTGTCGTCGGTGACCGCAACCGGCTCGGGGGCCTCGTGCATGACGCGGATCTCGTCGCCCAGGTGCAGGTCGATCGAGGCGGGTCCGATCTGATCGGGCAGGAGCGGGTCGATCACGACCCGGCCGCTCTCGAGCTCGCGCCGGATCACGTCGCGGGTGAGGATCATCGACGAAAAGTGTAGCAGAAGCCCCGGGGTGGTACACGGAAGCGTGCGCGTCGCGGTCCTCGCGCTGCTGGGCGCGGTGGCGGTTTCGGTGTGGGCGACCTGGCCGCTCGCCGTGCACCTTTCGACGCACGTCTACGATCCGACGCGACACGGCGGGTTCGTCGCCGAGTCGATCCGGGCCGACGTGCGTCTGGTCGTCTGGATCCTGGCGTGGACGCTGCACGCCCTCACGACGCCGGGGGTGTCGCTGTGGGACGCCAACGTCTTCCACCCCGCGCGCGGGACGCTCGCGCTCTCCGAGCACCTGCTGGGCGCCCTGCCCGTCTACGCGCCGCT is from Candidatus Eisenbacteria bacterium and encodes:
- a CDS encoding urate hydroxylase PuuD, with amino-acid sequence MDVMELLQALFRWIHIVAGITWIGLLYFLNFVNGPFEGTLDGGAKKTVVPQLRPRVFYWFRWGAAWTWITGVLLLLLVFYHGQIVYDAGGSWNLLGIIMVAVTFLAFVVYDPIAKMDFAKNNKQMAGVGFALVVLVVLGYHQAGFGYRAYVIHLGALFGTIMAANVWMRIWPSQQKIITAIRDGQAPDAALVALAGQRSRHNTYMSVALVWTMINSHTTVPFASSFVWLLVMVAIAWSGTMLLYKKAAAVKGF
- a CDS encoding PaaI family thioesterase translates to MDTPEFWKAFGLCVASVNDGEATLEMDVPDWAMSPFGAVHGGAISMFFDTALAVAIVSRLSSPADRVATHHLSVSYASFTGERRLVARTRVVSLTRTVAIADGEVCDASGKLIAKAVGTFGVRRRES
- the dcd gene encoding dCTP deaminase, which codes for MILTRDVIRRELESGRVVIDPLLPDQIGPASIDLHLGDEIRVMHEAPEPVAVTDDTDYQTITEVRTLDKPYALQPGETIHGITRERITLPGDISGWLEGRSRFARLGLMIHVTSGFVAPGVSSRQVLEMSNVAGRTLLIHAGVRLCQIVLQRCEGSAIYQGRFARQDRL